DNA sequence from the Paenibacillus physcomitrellae genome:
CAAATCCAATTCATTAAAAGAAGCCCGGTAACCCGAACCCGTCGTATTTCCTGCACGGGGTTTGGACGCTTTTCCTTTCCTCAAGCTGTTCTCTCCTCTCAACAACATACTTCTTCTCGCATCATATGCAGGCCCATGGGCTTCTGTCACAATCCGCGGAAACCGGATGAGAAAAGGAATAAGCCGGGAAATCCCTTAAGAACAAAAGACCGCCCGCATGGACAGCCCCGGTTGAAAAAAAGCAATGGAGCAGGCACTCTTCGGCGCCTGCTCCATCTGTTATAAATATTAGGCTCTGCTTGCGCTTTACTCCTCAGGCGCTTCCTCTTTGGAAGCCTCCGGAGCTGCTTCACCTTCACCGCCCGCTTCGGCTTCAGCTTCTTCATCCACTTCTGCGCCACGCGGTACGACAATGGAAGCCAGCAGCGTATCTTCAGGAACGTGCAGTGTGATTCCCTGTGGAATCGACACATCCGTTACCGTCAGCTTGTCCCCGACTCCGAGATTCGTTACATCTACTTCAATCCCTGCCGGCAAATCATCAGGCAGCCCTTCCACTTCAAGCTCTGTGATCAGCGTTTGAAGAATGCCGCCTTCTTTGGTGCCGGCAGCTGTGCCGTGAAAATGAACCGGGATGCTGACCCGAATCGGTTTATTTTTGGAGACATGCTGGAAGTCCACATGGGCCACCAGGCCTTTGGTCTTCTGAATATCTTTAATTAACGCCGGCAGCGTTTCTCCGCCCTCCAGCTTCAATTGGAAAAATTCCGTGCGGCCTGTCCGAGCCACTTTAAGCAGCTCCTTCTCATCGACATGAAGCTGTTGGCTTCCGATTTGGGACCCGTAAATGACCCCTGGCACTCGGCCGGACTGCCGAAGCTTACGAAGATCTCCATGCGTCATGTTGGTTCTTTTCTCTGCCTGCAAAGTAACGTTATGACTAGAACTCATCTTCCATCAACCTCCTAAATGTAAGCGAAATGAGATTCGCGCTGAAATGGCTGATTCTGCATATCCAAGTTATTTTTTGCAGCCTTATCCTATTTAATACCCGTTTTGGAGCTGATCTAACCGTTTTGCTTTAATCTTTTGGAGCTTATATGCTTCTAACGACAAAAAAACCGGCACCCTGAGGTGCCGGCACGGCAATAGCCGATAAGATGTGTGTGTTGGTTAAAAACGATTGAAAAAGAAAGAAAAACGGATAAAACTATTAAATCAGAAGCAAGAGTCAGACGCTTAAGCGTCAATGCTCTTGACCAGTTCAACAACCTGAGCCGCTGTCTGCATAGTTAACGCTTTGGCTGCAAGCTCAGCCATGTCCGCTTTGGACAATTTAGAAATTTGCGAACGAGCCGGGAGGATCGAAGTCGCGCTCATGCTGAATTCATCCAGTCCCAGTCCGAGCAGTAGCGGAATCGCTGTGGGATCGCCGGCCATTTCGCCGCACATGCCGGCCCATTTGCCTTCTTTGTGCGCTGCATCGATAACCATCTTAACCAGGCGAAGAATCGCAGGGTTATAAGGCTGATACAGGTAGGACACGCGTTCGTTCATCCGGTCCGCCGCCATGGTGTATTGAATCAAGTCATTGGTGCCGATGCTGAAGAAATCGACTTCTTTCGCAAATTGGTCCGCGATGATCGCTGTAGAAGGAATTTCCACCATGATACCCAGTTGGATTTCATCGGAAACTTCGATACCTTCAGCAGCCAATTTGTCTTTCTCTTCAAGCAGCAGCGCTTTAGCTTGACGGAACTCATCCAGCGTAGCAATCATCGGGAACATGATCCGCAGGTTACCGTAAACGCTGGCGCGCAGCAAAGCGCGAAGCTGGGTGCGGAAGATGTCCGTACGGTCCAGGCACAAACGAACGGCGCGGAAGCCGAGGAACGGGTTCATTTCCTTAGGCAGATCCAGGTAAGGGAGCTCTTTGTCTCCGCCGATGTCCAAGGTACGGACAACAACCGGTTTGCCTTCCATTTTCTCAAGCACCGTTTTATAGGCGTTGAACTGGATTTCTTCCGTTGGCAGCTTGTCGCGTCCCATGTACAGGAACTCGGTGCGGTAAAGGCCAACGGCTTCGCCGCCATTGTCGATAACGCCGGGAACGTCGTTTGGTGTGCCGATGTTAGCCGCAAGCTCCACATGAACGCCGTCCGAAGAAACAGTAGCCTGATCGCGAAGTTTTCTCCACTCCTCGATCTGAAGCTGGTATTTCTCCTGCTTATTACGATAGTCGGCAACCAGTTCTTCTGTCGGATTGATAATGACTTTGCCATCCAAACCGTCCACGATCACGAGATCGCCGTTATTAACTTTGGCAAGCACTTCTTTGGTTCCCACTACAGCAGGAATTTCGAGTGAGCGAGCCATAATCGCAGAGTGGGAAGTACGTCCGCCGATGTTGGTTGTGAAACCTTTGACATATTTACGGTTTAACTGAGCTGTATCGGAAGGCGTCAAGTCTTCGGCGATCACAACCACTTCCTCGCTGATCTCAGCAGGGTTTACGTAGTTCAGGCCAAGCAGATGAATCAGGACACGTTTGGTTACGTCCTTCATATCTGCAGCGCGTTCTTGAAGATAAGCGCTTTTCATATTTTCAAACATCGCGATGAACTGATTCGCGGTTTCGTTCAGGGCATATTCGGCATTCACCATTTCGTTGCGGATCATATCTTCAACCGGGCTGATCAGCTCCGGATCGTTCAAGATCAGCAGGTGAGCTTCGAAGATTTCGGCTTTCTTGGCGCCAAGCTCTTGAAGAGTGCGCTCTTTAATCGCTTCAAGTTCGGCTTTCGATTTGTCGAGTGCCGCGTTCAGTTTGGCTACCTCAGCAGCAACGTCGGAGACGCTGCGCTGCTGAACCGTCAAATCCGGATGCTCCAGCTTGAAGGCAGGTGCGATAGCCACACCCGCCGAAGCTGCAATACCTTCGATTTTGATCATTCTACTTCTCCAAGTCCTTCGTTGATCATAACATCGGAGAGCGCCTGGATCACTTCAGCTTCACTGCCGCCTGTAGCGGTAAGAGTGATGCTGTCGCCTTTTTCAAGACCGAGGGACAATACGCCAAGAATGGATTTCAAAGTTACTTTTTTACCTTTAGCTTCGGCAAAAGCTTCGGAGTCTTTGAATTTGTTTGCTGTATTTACCAATGCAGTTGCAGGGCGTGCGTGGATACCGTCTTCGTCAATAATTCTGAATGTCTTTTCCATTTATAATCCTCTCGCTTTCAATAAGTTAGTTATATTTCATGTCCACCATAGTAAGACATTTGAAACTGAATTTCAAATTTTCCCGGCTGGCGAAATTTTACTTGATAGTGATGATGTCGGCTTCGCCGGACTTCACTTCGCCTTTCTTGTTCACCGTTACGACTGCGCCTTCAGGCAGGTTTGAGAAGATGATCGGGGAAATGATGGAAGGAGCATTTGCCTTCACATATTCCAGATCCACTTTCATGATCGGCTGTCCTGCAGCGACCAGATCGCCTTCGTTAACAAGCACTTCAA
Encoded proteins:
- a CDS encoding HPr family phosphocarrier protein codes for the protein MEKTFRIIDEDGIHARPATALVNTANKFKDSEAFAEAKGKKVTLKSILGVLSLGLEKGDSITLTATGGSEAEVIQALSDVMINEGLGEVE
- the ptsP gene encoding phosphoenolpyruvate--protein phosphotransferase, translated to MIKIEGIAASAGVAIAPAFKLEHPDLTVQQRSVSDVAAEVAKLNAALDKSKAELEAIKERTLQELGAKKAEIFEAHLLILNDPELISPVEDMIRNEMVNAEYALNETANQFIAMFENMKSAYLQERAADMKDVTKRVLIHLLGLNYVNPAEISEEVVVIAEDLTPSDTAQLNRKYVKGFTTNIGGRTSHSAIMARSLEIPAVVGTKEVLAKVNNGDLVIVDGLDGKVIINPTEELVADYRNKQEKYQLQIEEWRKLRDQATVSSDGVHVELAANIGTPNDVPGVIDNGGEAVGLYRTEFLYMGRDKLPTEEIQFNAYKTVLEKMEGKPVVVRTLDIGGDKELPYLDLPKEMNPFLGFRAVRLCLDRTDIFRTQLRALLRASVYGNLRIMFPMIATLDEFRQAKALLLEEKDKLAAEGIEVSDEIQLGIMVEIPSTAIIADQFAKEVDFFSIGTNDLIQYTMAADRMNERVSYLYQPYNPAILRLVKMVIDAAHKEGKWAGMCGEMAGDPTAIPLLLGLGLDEFSMSATSILPARSQISKLSKADMAELAAKALTMQTAAQVVELVKSIDA
- a CDS encoding 50S ribosomal protein L25, with product MSSSHNVTLQAEKRTNMTHGDLRKLRQSGRVPGVIYGSQIGSQQLHVDEKELLKVARTGRTEFFQLKLEGGETLPALIKDIQKTKGLVAHVDFQHVSKNKPIRVSIPVHFHGTAAGTKEGGILQTLITELEVEGLPDDLPAGIEVDVTNLGVGDKLTVTDVSIPQGITLHVPEDTLLASIVVPRGAEVDEEAEAEAGGEGEAAPEASKEEAPEE